The Paenibacillus sp. FSL R7-0204 genome includes a region encoding these proteins:
- a CDS encoding DEAD/DEAH box helicase — MNMKMRNITVQLALTQYGDALIYGVDDRDDYMPGVQLKQMLFAWHEESFYGTELSTSKADEVELVVLPAEQVLPFFADLRLLRHVGWSWQGDAQLLTRLAPLLARMLEARQYAPSFAAYREGQLRWAWTEQVLAEAAEADWDDAAALHRLQERSGFAEGLQAAFSAAVFQRHYSTEAQAGDLRSEFPLLFSAGGRSAAGMDEDSWLMSIGWKADTAPFRPVLQLLEPDDELPHWRLQLLLQDKRDESALVPLRLTGDGEPHGTWPAAWTAHVHERAGGWLSRLRDSLPEHIGRGADVLAEPLGDEVAWRFLTADSRALLEAGWQVLLPAWWEAASRRKPRLRAKISSGTAEGSRGQSLFGLDALVDFDWRISIGDADLTEAEFADLVARGERLVQFRGKWIPLDPALLAQIQRAMAGMDKSRGLSFQDVLQLHLLNEGADGDSEEAEAQRAEEEAVRVRLEVELNEHLLKLIGQLGQRSQWPKPEVPAGLHAELRSYQHEGFAWLVFLRRFGLGACLADDMGLGKTVQLISYLLHLKEQEEEAAASGAPVARRQTEPAGWPSLIICPTSVLGNWQKELQRFAPSLNVMLHYGSRRLDAGYFYGAASQADVVLTSYATAALDQELLKQFTWATVCLDEAQNIKNAGTKQSAAVRSFPALHRIALTGTPIENRLSELWSIYDFITPGYLGSPKGFQDRFANAIEKERNSERTADLQRLVKPFMLRRKKKDPAIQLDLPDKNEMKTYINLTAEQAALYDQNVNSLLERMQKLEGIERKGAILAALTSLKQLCDHPMLLTKEALPEPEDGSALDTTSLIERSAKLERLLAMVRELREENERCLIFTQYVGMGKMLQAVLQQELQEPVLYLNGSTPKSTRDRMIERFQAPPLPAGEAAADGAAGAQTSDQPNVFILSLKAGGVGLNLTAANHVFHFDRWWNPAVENQATDRAYRMGQTRDVQVHKFISLGTLEEKIDEMLESKQQLSDDVISGSEGWITELSTDALKDLFTLRREWVG, encoded by the coding sequence ATGAATATGAAGATGCGCAATATTACCGTCCAGCTCGCCCTTACCCAGTATGGGGATGCGCTGATCTATGGTGTGGATGACCGCGATGATTATATGCCCGGTGTCCAGCTCAAGCAAATGCTGTTCGCCTGGCATGAGGAATCCTTCTACGGCACGGAGCTTAGCACCTCGAAGGCCGATGAGGTCGAGCTGGTGGTGCTGCCTGCCGAGCAGGTCCTGCCGTTCTTTGCGGACCTGCGGCTGCTCCGGCATGTCGGCTGGAGCTGGCAGGGCGATGCCCAGCTGTTAACCCGGCTGGCCCCGCTGCTGGCCCGAATGCTGGAGGCCCGGCAGTATGCCCCGAGCTTCGCAGCCTACCGTGAAGGCCAGCTCCGCTGGGCCTGGACAGAACAAGTGCTGGCGGAAGCCGCCGAGGCAGACTGGGACGATGCGGCCGCGCTGCATCGTCTTCAGGAGCGCAGCGGGTTCGCCGAAGGGCTGCAGGCCGCCTTCTCGGCGGCGGTCTTCCAGCGGCACTACAGCACCGAGGCGCAGGCCGGTGATCTGCGCAGTGAATTCCCGCTGCTGTTCAGCGCAGGCGGGAGAAGCGCAGCCGGTATGGACGAGGACAGCTGGCTGATGTCCATCGGCTGGAAGGCAGACACCGCGCCGTTCCGGCCGGTGCTGCAGCTGCTTGAGCCTGACGATGAGCTGCCGCACTGGCGGCTCCAGCTGCTCCTCCAGGACAAGCGCGACGAGTCCGCGCTTGTGCCGCTGCGGCTCACCGGGGACGGCGAGCCGCATGGCACTTGGCCCGCAGCGTGGACAGCGCATGTCCACGAGCGCGCGGGCGGGTGGCTGTCACGGCTGCGTGACAGCCTTCCGGAGCACATCGGGCGCGGCGCCGATGTGCTGGCAGAGCCGCTCGGCGACGAGGTCGCGTGGCGGTTCCTTACGGCCGACAGCCGCGCTCTGCTGGAGGCGGGCTGGCAGGTGCTGCTGCCGGCATGGTGGGAAGCCGCCAGCCGCAGGAAGCCGCGCCTGCGCGCGAAGATCAGCTCCGGCACGGCTGAGGGCAGCCGCGGGCAGTCGCTGTTCGGCCTGGATGCGCTCGTCGATTTCGACTGGCGCATCTCCATCGGCGACGCCGACCTGACCGAGGCGGAGTTCGCCGACCTCGTAGCGCGCGGGGAACGCCTCGTCCAGTTCCGCGGCAAGTGGATTCCGCTGGACCCTGCGCTACTGGCGCAGATTCAGCGGGCCATGGCCGGGATGGACAAGTCGCGCGGCTTGTCCTTCCAGGATGTGTTGCAGCTGCACCTGCTGAACGAAGGTGCAGACGGCGATTCGGAGGAAGCGGAAGCGCAGCGCGCCGAGGAAGAAGCGGTTCGCGTAAGGCTGGAGGTCGAACTGAACGAGCACCTCTTGAAGCTGATCGGACAGCTCGGGCAGCGTAGCCAGTGGCCGAAGCCGGAGGTGCCGGCCGGTCTGCATGCCGAGCTTCGAAGCTACCAGCATGAGGGCTTCGCCTGGCTGGTCTTCCTCCGCCGCTTCGGGCTGGGCGCTTGCCTGGCCGATGACATGGGGCTTGGCAAGACGGTGCAGCTGATCTCCTACCTGCTCCATCTGAAGGAGCAGGAGGAGGAAGCCGCAGCTTCCGGCGCACCCGTGGCCCGGCGGCAGACCGAGCCGGCCGGCTGGCCTTCGCTGATCATCTGTCCGACCTCCGTGCTGGGCAACTGGCAGAAGGAGCTGCAGCGCTTCGCGCCTTCCCTGAATGTGATGCTTCATTACGGAAGCCGGCGGCTGGATGCCGGATATTTCTACGGCGCGGCTTCGCAGGCGGATGTTGTGCTTACCTCTTACGCTACCGCTGCACTGGACCAGGAGCTGCTGAAGCAGTTCACCTGGGCAACCGTATGCCTGGATGAAGCACAGAATATCAAAAACGCCGGAACGAAGCAGTCCGCCGCCGTGCGCAGCTTCCCGGCCTTGCACCGGATCGCCCTGACTGGTACGCCGATTGAGAACAGGCTGTCCGAGCTGTGGTCGATCTACGATTTCATCACACCGGGTTATCTCGGCAGCCCGAAGGGGTTCCAGGACCGGTTCGCAAATGCCATTGAGAAGGAGCGCAATTCCGAGCGGACCGCTGATTTGCAGCGGCTGGTCAAGCCGTTCATGCTGCGCCGCAAGAAGAAGGACCCGGCGATCCAGCTTGATCTCCCGGATAAAAATGAGATGAAGACCTACATTAACCTGACGGCCGAGCAGGCCGCACTCTACGATCAGAACGTGAACAGCCTGCTTGAACGGATGCAGAAGCTGGAGGGCATCGAACGCAAGGGGGCCATTCTCGCCGCCTTGACCAGCCTGAAGCAGCTCTGTGACCATCCGATGCTGCTAACCAAGGAGGCACTGCCTGAGCCGGAAGACGGCAGCGCTCTGGACACCACCTCCTTGATCGAACGCTCCGCCAAGCTGGAACGGCTGCTCGCGATGGTGCGCGAGCTGCGCGAGGAGAACGAGCGCTGCCTGATCTTCACCCAGTATGTAGGCATGGGTAAAATGCTCCAGGCCGTACTTCAGCAGGAGCTTCAGGAACCGGTGCTGTACCTGAACGGCAGCACGCCGAAGAGCACGCGCGACCGCATGATTGAGCGGTTCCAGGCTCCCCCGCTGCCTGCGGGCGAAGCCGCTGCAGATGGAGCCGCTGGAGCGCAGACGTCCGATCAGCCGAATGTATTCATCCTCTCGCTCAAAGCGGGCGGAGTCGGCCTCAACCTGACGGCCGCCAACCATGTGTTCCATTTCGACCGCTGGTGGAATCCGGCGGTGGAGAACCAGGCCACAGACCGTGCTTACCGCATGGGCCAGACCCGGGATGTACAGGTGCATAAGTTCATCTCGCTCGGCACGCTGGAGGAGAAGATTGACGAGATGCTGGAGAGCAAGCAGCAGCTCAGCGACGACGTCATCTCCGGCTCCGAGGGCTGGATCACCGAGCTCTCCACAGACGCGCTGAAGGATCTGTTCACGCTGCGCCGGGAATGGGTGGGATAA
- a CDS encoding SWIM zinc finger family protein, whose translation MQSNYMMDAAGWDKLISEVAHSFDDLTLKRGFQYYKQQRVQVFRMITPHRIMSLVEGREDYAVSIDLDDLQESHCDCPVPGMCKHMAAVLMQYAEEQDKPVHSIANAKALVNQPKIHSATASAVPGRRGEQLKKLATLIPEATVQQWREYMALLVEPLAHTVRNPQYADRALAAITGGQPKLPAAAAQLFKLHAHLCVLESILRPGGTSLTANPLSLGYSVGYYTSIAISELQKHVTDMMKRGLPLAEAPEEWPRVYDTIAYLRTEMLNETRDRAREQPYFSACYSLLWINWITPNLSGPELYTKELAELQKAGEKLSAAAPRHALLLAESRMHALLHEDAAAIEKLDAASERPGLHPEELMSFLPPLAEAGQWRRLTLWLAALGPLLNSRMYNLLDYAGYWDEAVRHLPEEEPLMWETLSGMLPLSREIYEVQLLAYGKWQDWMDMQIASGHRPADFRVSDLQPIEKNAPELLLPFYHQAVERFVLDKNRHSYKAAVKLLKRLAKLYKKLKREARWEVFLDGFTDRHSRLRALQEELRKGKLIP comes from the coding sequence ATGCAGTCAAACTATATGATGGATGCTGCCGGGTGGGATAAGCTCATCTCGGAGGTTGCCCATTCTTTCGATGATCTGACCCTGAAACGGGGATTTCAATATTATAAGCAGCAGCGCGTGCAGGTCTTCAGGATGATCACGCCGCACAGAATTATGTCGCTGGTCGAAGGCCGGGAGGATTATGCGGTCTCCATCGACCTGGACGATCTGCAGGAGAGCCATTGCGATTGCCCCGTACCCGGGATGTGCAAGCATATGGCGGCTGTGCTGATGCAATACGCCGAGGAGCAGGACAAGCCTGTGCATTCCATCGCGAACGCCAAGGCGCTGGTCAACCAGCCTAAGATTCATTCTGCTACGGCGTCCGCTGTCCCGGGACGGCGCGGGGAACAATTGAAGAAGCTGGCCACCCTGATTCCTGAGGCAACGGTGCAGCAGTGGCGTGAATATATGGCGCTGCTGGTGGAACCGCTTGCCCATACGGTGCGCAACCCGCAGTATGCTGACCGGGCGCTCGCCGCCATTACCGGGGGCCAGCCCAAGCTGCCTGCCGCTGCTGCACAACTGTTCAAGTTACACGCTCATCTCTGTGTGCTGGAGAGTATCCTCCGGCCTGGCGGGACATCTCTCACGGCGAACCCCTTGTCCCTTGGTTATTCCGTGGGCTACTACACCTCTATTGCGATTTCCGAGCTGCAAAAGCATGTCACAGACATGATGAAGCGGGGTCTGCCGCTGGCAGAAGCCCCTGAGGAGTGGCCGAGAGTCTACGATACGATTGCCTATCTGCGGACCGAGATGCTGAACGAAACGCGTGACCGCGCCAGAGAACAGCCTTATTTCTCTGCTTGTTACAGCCTGCTGTGGATCAACTGGATTACCCCGAATCTAAGCGGACCGGAGCTGTACACCAAGGAGCTGGCGGAGCTGCAAAAGGCCGGAGAAAAGCTAAGCGCCGCTGCTCCCCGCCATGCCCTGCTGCTGGCCGAGAGCCGGATGCATGCGCTGCTCCATGAGGATGCGGCTGCTATTGAGAAGCTGGACGCCGCGTCCGAACGGCCCGGGCTGCACCCGGAGGAGCTGATGAGCTTCCTGCCTCCGCTGGCCGAAGCCGGCCAGTGGAGACGCCTGACCCTGTGGCTGGCCGCGCTCGGCCCGCTGCTGAACAGCCGAATGTACAATCTGCTGGATTATGCAGGCTACTGGGATGAGGCGGTCCGGCACCTGCCCGAAGAAGAGCCCCTGATGTGGGAGACGCTGTCAGGGATGCTGCCGCTGTCACGCGAGATCTATGAAGTCCAGCTGCTTGCCTACGGCAAATGGCAGGATTGGATGGATATGCAGATTGCCTCCGGCCATCGGCCTGCCGACTTCCGGGTGAGCGACCTGCAGCCGATCGAGAAGAATGCGCCGGAGCTGCTTCTGCCGTTCTACCATCAGGCGGTGGAACGCTTCGTGCTGGACAAGAACCGGCACAGCTACAAAGCGGCCGTGAAGCTGCTGAAACGGCTAGCCAAGCTGTACAAAAAACTGAAACGCGAAGCACGCTGGGAAGTGTTCCTGGACGGCTTCACGGATAGGCATAGCCGCCTGCGCGCCCTTCAGGAAGAGCTGCGGAAAGGAAAACTGATTCCATGA
- a CDS encoding IS256 family transposase — protein MNILPESSLNNLFEKLVKDFVKDNMERLLRAEIQGFMESEEAGASNSRNGYYTRDLHTKYGHIEDLQVPRDRQSLFQTQLFEPYQRRDGWLEEAVIQMYKSGMGTRDVARFIESMFGSHYSPTTVSNITATVLDDIHQWQKRPLSKRYSVIYLDGLYVKLKRGTVRGEVVYFAMGIDEEGQRQILGFYVGGQESSNGWREVLKDLYDRGAQEVLLGVFDGLPGLDAAFKETYPQADVQHCVVHKVRATFHKIRVEHKTDVMEALKTVYTAPDEVVARANFDTVKAKWNKLYPKEMRSWEEQLSTLLTFYNYPLSIRKAIYTSNPIERMNKEIRKRLKPMNSLTNMDAAEKIVYLEMLEYNERHAGRVAQGFGVDAVKKKLKELFETRYPSLPTPEEA, from the coding sequence ATGAATATTTTACCCGAAAGTTCGCTGAATAATCTATTTGAAAAACTTGTTAAAGATTTTGTGAAAGACAACATGGAACGCCTGTTGCGCGCCGAAATCCAGGGGTTTATGGAGAGTGAAGAAGCCGGCGCCAGCAATAGTCGCAATGGCTACTATACGCGAGACTTACACACGAAATATGGCCATATCGAGGATCTTCAGGTGCCCCGGGACCGCCAAAGCCTTTTCCAGACGCAGTTGTTTGAGCCGTACCAGCGGCGGGACGGATGGTTAGAAGAGGCCGTCATCCAAATGTATAAATCGGGCATGGGTACGCGGGATGTGGCCCGGTTCATTGAAAGTATGTTTGGTAGCCACTACTCCCCAACCACGGTCAGCAATATTACGGCTACAGTGCTGGACGATATCCACCAGTGGCAAAAGCGGCCACTGAGCAAACGGTATTCTGTGATCTATTTAGATGGGCTGTACGTGAAGCTGAAACGGGGCACGGTTCGTGGTGAAGTGGTCTACTTTGCGATGGGAATTGACGAGGAGGGACAGCGTCAAATTCTCGGGTTCTACGTGGGTGGCCAAGAGAGTTCGAATGGCTGGCGGGAGGTACTCAAAGACCTGTACGACCGCGGAGCGCAGGAAGTCCTGCTGGGTGTGTTTGACGGGCTACCGGGACTGGATGCGGCGTTTAAAGAGACCTATCCTCAGGCGGATGTACAGCATTGCGTAGTGCACAAAGTGCGGGCCACGTTTCATAAAATTCGGGTGGAGCACAAAACCGATGTCATGGAGGCGTTGAAAACCGTATATACAGCACCGGATGAAGTGGTAGCCCGGGCTAACTTTGATACGGTCAAAGCGAAGTGGAACAAGCTGTATCCGAAGGAAATGAGGTCCTGGGAGGAACAGTTATCCACACTCCTGACGTTCTACAACTATCCGCTGTCGATCCGTAAAGCGATCTACACGTCGAACCCCATCGAGCGGATGAACAAGGAAATCCGCAAGCGTCTGAAACCGATGAACAGTCTGACAAACATGGATGCCGCAGAGAAAATCGTGTACCTGGAGATGCTGGAATACAATGAACGTCATGCAGGGCGGGTCGCCCAAGGCTTTGGAGTGGATGCCGTTAAAAAGAAGCTAAAAGAGCTATTCGAAACACGCTACCCCTCTTTGCCCACACCGGAAGAGGCGTAG
- the hflX gene encoding GTPase HflX — MEPVQQKAVIVGMQLQNDTNFAYSMEELRNLAAACEIEVVAELSQKSSRVNPSHYIGTGKIQELALLMEQHEAKVVIFNDELSPSQIRNLESSLDRQVIDRTILILNIFASRAKTKEAQLQVEVAQLQYMLPRLSGLRESLGRQGGGAGLKNRGAGETKLELDRRRIEERISALQLELQTQVARRQIQRKQRHKNEVPVVCLVGYTNTGKSSLMNTLVETYHPGSGKGVLAKDMLFATLETSVRSIVLPDHKTFLLTDTVGFVSQLPHHLVKAFRSTLEEVTEADLLIHVVDIADPQHEQHMAVTNETLKALGADGIPTLYAYNKADLREEPYPQVEEDSVTLSAKKNLGIAELVTLIRNCIFTDYVQCEILVPFDRGSIVSYFNEHADVQSVSYEEQGTRLKLECRAADYERFRDDFVELPQ, encoded by the coding sequence ATGGAACCCGTACAACAGAAAGCCGTTATCGTCGGCATGCAGCTGCAGAACGACACGAACTTCGCTTATTCGATGGAGGAGCTGCGCAATCTGGCAGCCGCCTGCGAGATTGAGGTCGTGGCTGAGCTTAGCCAGAAATCCAGCCGGGTGAACCCGTCGCATTACATCGGGACCGGCAAAATTCAGGAGCTGGCGCTGCTGATGGAGCAGCATGAAGCAAAGGTCGTTATTTTCAACGATGAGCTGTCTCCCTCCCAGATCCGCAATCTGGAGTCATCGCTGGACCGCCAGGTCATTGACCGGACCATTCTGATTCTGAATATCTTCGCCTCGCGGGCGAAGACCAAGGAAGCCCAGCTTCAGGTAGAGGTCGCACAGCTGCAATATATGCTGCCCCGCCTGAGCGGACTGCGTGAGTCTCTCGGCAGACAGGGCGGCGGGGCCGGCCTGAAGAACCGGGGAGCCGGGGAAACGAAGCTGGAGCTGGACCGCAGACGGATTGAAGAGCGAATCTCCGCATTGCAGTTAGAGCTGCAGACGCAGGTCGCAAGGCGCCAGATCCAGCGTAAGCAGCGGCACAAGAATGAGGTACCTGTGGTCTGTCTGGTCGGCTACACCAACACCGGCAAGTCCAGCTTAATGAACACTCTGGTGGAGACCTATCATCCCGGTTCGGGCAAAGGCGTGCTCGCCAAGGATATGCTGTTCGCTACGCTGGAGACCTCGGTGCGCAGCATCGTGCTGCCTGATCACAAAACCTTCCTGCTAACCGACACCGTAGGCTTCGTCAGCCAGCTGCCCCATCATCTGGTGAAGGCGTTCCGCTCGACCCTGGAGGAGGTAACAGAGGCCGATCTGCTGATTCATGTCGTCGATATTGCCGATCCGCAGCATGAGCAGCATATGGCTGTAACGAATGAGACCCTGAAGGCGCTGGGCGCTGACGGGATTCCTACCCTGTACGCCTACAACAAGGCTGATCTTAGGGAGGAGCCTTACCCGCAAGTGGAAGAAGACTCTGTAACCCTGTCTGCTAAGAAAAACCTCGGGATCGCCGAGCTGGTCACTCTGATCCGCAACTGCATCTTCACCGACTATGTACAGTGTGAAATCCTGGTCCCGTTCGACCGGGGCAGCATTGTCTCCTACTTCAATGAACATGCCGATGTGCAGTCCGTCAGCTACGAAGAGCAGGGCACGCGCCTGAAGCTGGAATGCCGGGCGGCCGATTATGAGCGGTTCAGAGATGATTTTGTAGAGCTGCCGCAATAA